The DNA window CAAGGACGTGCTGGGCAAGACCCTGGCCCGCCTCGAAGGTGGCAAGAAGGCGACGCCGAGCACCAAGCCGTCATCCGCGACCAAGCCCGTCGCCAAGGCCGACCGCAAAGAGATGCAGGGCAAGCCCGAAGAGGCCGCCGCCCCGACCACCAAGCCGGCGACCAAGATCGAAGGCTACGCCGACCTTCGCAAGATGCTCGATAACAAGGATATCGATGCCATCTCCACCGCCACCCCGAACCACTGGCACTCGCTGATCGTGGTCTGGGGCTGTCAGGCCGGCAAAGACGTGTACGTCGAGAAGCCGATCTCGCACAACGTCTGGGAAGGCCGCCAGGCCGTCGCCGCCGCCCGCAAATACAACAGGATCGTCCAGGCCGGCACACAGGCCCGCGCCAATGACGCCCTGGGCGCCGCTTACAAGTGGATCCAGGAAGGCGGCATGGGCAAGATCAAGGTCGCCCGCGGCCTGTGCTACAAGCGCCGAGCCACGATCGGGCTGACCGAAGGCCCGCAGGAAGTCCCCGCCAGCGTCGATTACGACCTGTGGTCCGGCCCGGCCGCCAAGGAAGCCCCGCACCGCAAGCAGTTCCACTACGACTGGCACTGGCAGTGGGCCTACGGCAACGGCGACCTGGGCAACCAGGGCATCCACCAGATGGACACCGCCCGCTGGGCCCTGGGCAAGAACACCCTCGCCCCCAGCGTCCTGAGCATCGGCGGCCGCTTCGGCTACAAGGACGACGGCGAAACCCCCAACTCCCAGATCGTCATCCAGGACTACGGCGACAGCCTGCTCATCTTCGAAGTCCGCGGCCTGCCCAAGGAATCCGGCTCGGGCCTCATGGACAAGTACCGCGGCCAGTCCGTCGGCACGGTCGTCGAATGCGAAGGCGGCTACCTGACCGACCAGGGCTACACCTCCAGCCCGATGGCGTACGACTACAGCGGCAAGCTGATCAAGAAGTTCACCATGTCGAAGGAGAAGGACGACCCGGCCATGAAGTCCGACCACTTCGGCAACTGGATCGCCGCCGTCCGCAGCCGCAAGCAGGAAGACCTCAACGCCGACATCCTCGAAGGGCACCTGTCCAGCGCCCTGTGCCACACCGGCAACATCTCGTACCGGCTGGGCGAGAAGGTCAAGAGCAAGGAAATCCGCGAAGTCCTGAAGGACAACCCGGCCGCGCTCGAAACCTTCAGCCGCTTCCGCGATCACCTCGAGGACAACGAGGTCTCGCTGATGTCCGACAACGCAGTGCTGGGCGCCGCACTGACGATGGACGTCAAGACCGAGAAGTTCACCGGCGACAACGCCGAGAAGGCCAACAAGTTCCTGACCCGCGAATACCGCAAGCCGTTCGTGGTTCCGGAATCGGTGTAAGCCGCCAGAGCCGCTACTGAAACAGGGCGGTGGAGATACGAACCGGCAAGGGCGTCGCGTCATGCGGCGC is part of the Humisphaera borealis genome and encodes:
- a CDS encoding Gfo/Idh/MocA family protein, which translates into the protein MNQPISRRKVIQASAAVAAAGYFGFSARSYGNIIGANNDVRVGVIGFKSRGNSHIDAWTKLKGVRLVALCDADKDVLGKTLARLEGGKKATPSTKPSSATKPVAKADRKEMQGKPEEAAAPTTKPATKIEGYADLRKMLDNKDIDAISTATPNHWHSLIVVWGCQAGKDVYVEKPISHNVWEGRQAVAAARKYNRIVQAGTQARANDALGAAYKWIQEGGMGKIKVARGLCYKRRATIGLTEGPQEVPASVDYDLWSGPAAKEAPHRKQFHYDWHWQWAYGNGDLGNQGIHQMDTARWALGKNTLAPSVLSIGGRFGYKDDGETPNSQIVIQDYGDSLLIFEVRGLPKESGSGLMDKYRGQSVGTVVECEGGYLTDQGYTSSPMAYDYSGKLIKKFTMSKEKDDPAMKSDHFGNWIAAVRSRKQEDLNADILEGHLSSALCHTGNISYRLGEKVKSKEIREVLKDNPAALETFSRFRDHLEDNEVSLMSDNAVLGAALTMDVKTEKFTGDNAEKANKFLTREYRKPFVVPESV